From the genome of Latilactobacillus curvatus JCM 1096 = DSM 20019:
TGGTGCAAATGGTACCCGAGTGACTGCCGCAATCGCCGCTAAAACCGCGATGAAAATAATTTCACGGGCGCGAATATCCCGGGTTTCAAACCGCCAATAAAATGGCAGCATACTGGCAATCAAACAGATAAAACTGAAGATCAGAAAATGCTGTCCTTTTAAAGTGACGATAAACAACATGAAAATCGCCATAATCAAGAAAGCCAATCCAAACGTGGTCCAACTATTTTTTAAAGCTTTCATGCGTGCACCTCTTCCCAATTCAGGGCTTCGGGCAATTGACTGCGTAACATTCGGTTGATGGTTGTCGTATAGAAGAAGTTATGCGCGAAAAAGGCATAAGGTTCTTCCTCCGATACAATCGTCCCATCGAATAATAAGGCACACTGACTAGCAAACCGGGCACTAAAGGCCATATCGTGACTTGCCATAATCAACGTTAAGCCTTCCGCTTGTAAACGCGTTAACAATTCACCCAACGCCCGTTTGCGAATCGGATCAAGGCCCTTTGTTGGCTCATCCAACAAGAGTAACTGCGGCTGCGCTAGCAATACAATCCCGAGTGCAATCAATTGTTGCTCGCCGCCACTGGCATCTTGCGGGTTACGTTCAGCAAGGGTTTGAAGACCGAGCTTTGCTAGCATCTCTTCTGCCACTTGTTCTGGTGTTACGCGTTTTAACTGCCGCGCCCGTTCGATAAATTCTTGACGGACACTATCATAACTGAAATGATCGCTCGGTGTTTGTGAGAGATAACCCACTGTTTTGAAAAGTTCAGCTTGCGCCCACTTACCGATCTTCTTCCCCTGTAACTTGATTGCACCATGGCGCGGTTGTAATAAACCAATCAAAAGCTTCAACAACGTCGATTTACCAGTCCCATTTTTACCAACAATCGCTAACCAATCGCCGGTATGAACCTCTAGATTGAGCTGATCTAAAACATAAGGGTCATTTTTTTCATACTGAAAGCTCACATGTTTGGCCTGCAGAATTGTTACTTGGTCGTTCGTGGCTATTTTACGTTTAGCATGCGTTAACTGCCATTGTTGCCGCTCAATCAATTGCTTCCCACTGACAACGGTCAATGGTAATGCCGCAATATCAGCCGGTGCAATCAACTCATTTTGTAAAAAGACGTGTGGCACATCTGGGACGAATTCACGCAATGCCGGTTGCGCCCAAATTGCTGCTAATCCACCAGCAACCGGTCCTTGATACGTTATCTCACCGCCATCCATCAACCAAAGTTGATTAGAGAGCGGTAAAATATCATCCAACTGGTGTTCACTGATAATCACGGTGATGCCGAGTTCGTCATGTACCCGTTGCAATAAACTAATAAATTCTTTGGTCGCAATGGGGTCGAGTTGCGCTGTTGGTTCATCCAACAGTAAAAGATCTGGCTGTAAAATCAAAACCGACGCTAGGTTGACCAGTTGTTTTTGGCCACCCGATAAATCATGCACGGAAGCATACAGCAAATCTTGGAAACCTAAAAAGCTGACTAATTCGGCAATTCGTTTTTGAATATTTGCACTCTTTTCACCAATATTCTCGAGTGAAAAAGCGAGTTCCTGAATGACCGTATCCATCACTAATTGGTTATCCGGATTTTGAAAGACCATCCCAATCTTCTGCGCACTTAACCCTTGCGATAAATCAGCTAACGGTTGGCCCTCGAAAATAATCTCACCCGACCGTTTACCAACGGGCCAGAGTTCTTTTTTGAGTTGGCGCAATAAGGTGGTCTTCCCGCTACCCGAGTTCCCAGCTAACGTAATGAAGTCACCCGTCTGAACGGTTAAATTAATGTCTTTCAGATTTTGTTGGGTTGCTAATGCATACTGAAAATTAAATTGTTTTATTTGCGCAATGTCCACCATAAATATTCCCATCCTTCTAGTAATAGCGGCAAACTATCAATTAATAAGACTAACACTAAACATAGCCAACCAATTTGATTCAAATGAATCGAGCCAAGTATTGGATAAATCGCTAAGCGGCCAATCCCCTGTTTAGCAAAATAAAAACAAAGTGCACTGCCTGCTACAAGACTTGCCAATACCCAACCATCCCGTTGGGTAAATCGATAACGTTGATAACTCGTTCGCTTCTGTGACCCATAACCACGGGCCGTCATTGAATCAGCCGTTTGTAGTGCGTCAACCAATGAATTAATCAATAATACTTCCATCAAACGCATCCCGGCATGTGATCGGGCTCTAACACTCCCCGTTTCCATCTGCACACCACGTGTTCTTTGGACATTCTTGATATTGGTAAACCGCCGAATAAATAGTGGGACAAACCGCATCGTAATCATCGTTAATAAAGTTAGTTGCGGTGAAATCCGCACAAATAAATATAAGAACTTATGATTCGTCATACTCTGATTATAGGAAACAAACACTAGCATTAAGATCGCCAGCGAAAGCGCCATTAAAAAACCGTACATGACAGCCTCTGCTGTGATCACCGTCCCACCAAACGTCGCAATCACGTGCGCCCCATGATTATTCATAATAGGATTCATCACGACGATAAAGAGCATCATGAACAATGCACCCTGCAATGTCCCCAGTGTTTTCTTCTGGTTTTTCGCAAGCAAGTTCACTGCAATCATCATCAACAATTCACTTACAAGAAAAATCGGATGAATAAAAACCATTGAGAACGCAATTGCAATCACGTAATACGCAAAGATGACGATTGGATTTAATTGATCAAAGACCAGTTGCGATTTTAACCCTGAGGCGCGTTGCGATCGTTCCCGAGATTTTCCGTATACATCCAATCAATCACATCTCCACTCTTAACAGGATAATTACCACAAGAATAGTTAGGAAAACTGCCATTCACTCGATAAAGCCATCCGCTTAACGGTCCTTTATCAAATTCGAATAGCCCATTAATGCCTTTGATATAGACGCCGCCGCCCGTCCCACGATAGGATAGTGCCATCCCGCGACTTTGCAAATCACGTTTTAAAACATCAATCACCATATCCCCATCCTTGATTTCAACTTGATCACCGTTCAACCATTTCGGATTACCTTCACTAATTGGTCCATAAACATTGACGCTCACCTTTTCAAGGACTGGTTGGGGCGTCGTAGTGGGCGGTGTAACTGGTTTACTTTCAGTTGATTGTGACGATTGATTAATGGCGGATTGGGTCGATGCCGATTGGACTGCCGAGCCTTGTTCTACAGCTTGTTGCGATGCTAATTGTTTGCTAGAGGCCGATTTTTGTGATGATTCATTTGTCTGTTCAGATTGACTGCTGGACTTGCGCGTTTCAGCTGTTTTCCGACTTTCAGATACCGCCCTACTATGTGACTCAGAGGCCTTAGATTTAACTTTACCATCTAAACCAACAGTTGCTGGCTTGACCCGTTTTTTTGATCTATGTTCCTCTTTAACATGTTGACTACGCGTAGACGGATTATCTTGAGCCACACTTTGATAGGTACCGTATCCGATGCCGCTTAAAATAACTAAACTACCGATAATCGCAATGATTCTCTTTTTAGACATATCTAACTCCTAACGATGTTCAACTTGACGCTTGAACCAACTGCCAATAATCCCAGTCAAAAGTATCAAGCCGGCTACAGAAGCAACTACTGTTGAGTTAACACCCGTTTGTGGTAATTGCTTTTGCTTTATTTGAGCATGATCTTGATTGTCTGCTTGGTGTTTATTTTCTTTTTCAACCGTAGTCACTTGTCGTTCAAACTTGAAACTGATTGTATTATTCGCTGCATTAATCGTGATGGATTTGGTTGGCGTGTCTTTTAATTGATAACCCTCAACTGCAACATCAGATGCATTAATCAACATTGTGCGTCCAACTCTTTGATGCTGCAATTGAATTGTTTTAAACACTTTGCCGTTTTGATCGACTGCTTGCACCGTAACGTCAGCAAACTGCGCTGCAGGAATTGTCCCAATCATTTGTTTCCGATACTGGAACGTCACGGTCGTTCCCGTTTTAGCAACTTGAACAGTTTGTTGTGCATTGCCTAATAATTCATAACCCTCAACTGCGACTTGATTAGCATTCACCGTAATGGTTTGACCAACGGGTTGTTCAGCTAATTGAAGACTCTTTAAAATTTGTCCCTTTTCATCAACTGCTTGGACCTTTACCGATGCTTTTTCAATAACTGGCGTTTTAAAATCATAAATTGAGCCTTTTCCCGCTTGGAACAACCGGTATTGGGCTAACGTATAAACGGCTTGTTCAGTTGACATCGCTAGCGATCCCATATCGTTATTAATATTCCAGCGGAACTGTCCATCTGCTCTTTGATAAGCGACCAGCCGTGAAATCGGGTTAGCGCCTTGATCGCCAACAAATGTTGTGACTGGATCAACTCCAGCTGCAATTAAGCCCATGACAACCATTGCCGTACTATTTGAGTTTTCTTCTGTCATATAAACACTAGGGATTAAAAAACCACCCGTTTGTGCAACAAATGTTTTTTCTTTCAACATCGTTACCGCTTTATCTAGCGCATCTTGAACGCCTGGGAAGTCACGATGCATCCCCAACGCCGTCATCGTCATCCCGGTCGTATCTAAATCACTTTTACTACCGAAAAAAGCCCAGCCATTTTCAGCGTTTTGTGCTTGTAAAACCGTTGGAATTAAACTATCAATCGCTTGCTGTGCCTTGGCACCATAATCACGCATGCTAAGGGCGATGATGCCGTAAACTTGCCCGTTGATCCCACCAGTTGGTGCTTTTTCAATAATTTTATCAATTATATTTAAACCAGCGAAGTTGGTTGCATCTTCACCAAGTGCTGTTACCCCAATTACCAACACTTCTAAATCGGTTGCCGAAAAACGTTGATCAGCGAGCATTGATTGTGCATCCGCAACCAAGGCATTATGATAACTCAAGCGTTGCGCTGCACTCAGTGTCACGCCTGATTGAATAGCTGCTAACGCTGACCATACATCTGGTTGGCCATTATTCAACAACTGTTGCGCCCCAGCCACCATTGCTTTTTGATAATCCGTACTAGATGCAGTACGTGGTGTCACTTGTGTAACCTTTGTCTCACTCGCAGACACCGTTTGTGCACTACCAATAACTGAAACAACAGGCATTATTAACATTAATCCTGTCCATAATAAGGTAAAAAATTGTTGTCGCTTCTTCATTTAACTCTCCTCATTCCGATTAACTTTGATACCCTATAATTTACCATATTTAGGAGCTAGAAAGTTGGCCCTATAAGGTTAATCTTCACAAATACGCCTTAAAAAAAACTTCATTTCAAACACAATTTATTCATATTTCCCGCCTAAACTAATATTTATTCAGTTTTAAGGAGGAAATACTTATGAATTTTATCAAGCGTGCTTGGCAAAACGTCATCTTTAAAAAAGGGCGTAGCTTCTTATTAATAATTGTGATGACCGTCATCATGATTTTTATCATGGCTGGTCTATTGATTAGAAATGCAGCCATTACAACCGTCAACAATACCAAACAACAGGTGGGCGCTAGCGTCACCCTTTCTGCAAATCGCGATCAAGCGTTTAAGAAAATGCGCGCCTCGGCTAGCAGTGATGCCCCAAGTACTACAGCAACGCGCCCTAAATTAACCATGCCCTCCGTCAAATTAAAAGACGTAACGGCTATTTCGAAATTATCCGGGCTGGCAAATTATAACGTCAGCGTCACGACTTCTGCGAACGCCTCGTCCATTGAAGCCATTACGACATCAAGTAGTTCAAATAATAGTGGTGGCATGATGGGCGGCGGCTCTGGCGGCAACGCTGAGTCATCCACTTCAACAGGTGACTTACAAATCACCGGAGTGCTCAATACCGCAACCCTCAGCGACTTTAAAGATAATACAAGTAAAATCACGAAAGGTCGCGCTTTAAATAGTAGCGACAAAAACACCAGTAATGTCGTCATCGAATCTGAATTGGCTAAAGAAAACAGCCTCAAGGTCGGCGACACCATTAAAGTCAAAGCCAGCACGACAGGCAAAAAAGCCTATACGCTAAAAGTAGTCGGGATCTATAAGACTAGTCAAAGTAGCGGTGGCATGGGTCCACAACAAACAGACCCCGCAAACGTCATCTATACGGCATACACATTAGCTAACCAAATTAAAGGTCAAACTGGCAAAGTGGATAGTGCCACATTCACGCTTAGTGACCCAACTAAGAAAAATAGTTTTGTAAAAGCAGCGAAGAAGATTATCAATACGAAGAAATTCACGGTAACAGCTGATGACAGTACTTACCAATCACTCAAACAATCCATGCAGAAAATGGCCAGTTTTGCTAATAAGATTGTTTGGTTAGTCGCTATCGCTGGCACTGTTATCCTCGCATTAATTATTATCTTAATGGTTCGCGAACGGCGTTATGAAATGGGCGTTTTACTCTCATTAGGTGAAAAGCGCGTCAAAATCGTGGGCCAATTATTAGTTGAAATGTTCATGCTGCTGATTGTCAGTTTAGCTTTAGCCGGCATTGGCGGACGATTCGCTGGTCAAGCGCTTAGCAAACAAGTTATGCGTTCCGTCACAACCGAAACGACAACCAGCTCACAAACAAATAACATGCAACCTGGCGGTAACGGCGGCCCTGGTGGCGGTCAAGCCCCTAGTGGCCAAACTGGTGGCAATCGGCCAAGTGGTCAAATGCAACAACCTGGCCAATCTGCTAAAAAAGCCGTCAAAGCAAGCGACCTTGATCTGAAGATTAGTGCCGTCACCTTAATGCAACTTGGCGCATTCGGCTTCACCATCATCGCATTTGCCGTCTTACTCGCATCACTCAATATTTTACGACTCGAGCCACGCAAAATTCTCATTGGATAATTATAGGAGGTCCACTATGTTAACAGCTAAAAACATCAGTTACTGGTACGATACTGAAGAAAATACACTTTACAAAGATGTTAATCTCGATTTTGAAGCCGGCAAACTTTACGGCATCATCGGTAGCAGTGGTGCTGGAAAAACGACCTTACTCACCATGCTTTCAGGGTTAGATAAACCGCGCCGCGGGAGTATTTTATACGAAGGTACCGATATCCAAAAAATCGGCTTAACCCAATACCGCAATCGCTATGTGTCCATCGTGTTCCAAGCCTACAACTTACTCCCCTACATGTCGGCACTCGACAACGTCTTGACTGCGATGGCCATTACTCATTCGACGCATGAAAGTGCCGCCGATTTCGCACTCGAAATGCTCAGCAAGGTTGGCATCAATCCCGAACTCGCCCATAAGAACGTACAAAAACTATCAGGTGGCCAGCAACAACGCGTCGCCATCGTTCGCGCCATGTGCTGTTCAGCCCCCATCGTTGTTGCCGACGAACCAACCGGTAACTTAGATGAACAAAATACGCAGGAGATCATTCATCTCTTCCAAGAATTAGCCCATCAACAACAAAAATGTGTGATTCTTGTCACCCATGAAAAAGAAGTCGCAGCAAGTTGTGATGTTCAGTATCATCTTCAAAATAAAACCTTTCAACCAGTTGCTTAACTAAGTAAAAAACGACTGAGCCTGTTTACGGCTTGGTCGTTTTTTAACGGGCATGCTATACTGAGGGCAATCAAAAGGAGGGCTTCTAAATGCTAACAATCTTCTATGGTTCTTTTAGCCATGCTGGCCAATCATTTATTATTGCAGCAACCCCCAAAGGTATCTGTTTTGTTGGTTCACCCGATGGCACTATCAGTGAATTAACCACTTTTCTTCCCCAAACGAAATTAGTTGCAAATCAAGCCGCAATCGCTCCTTATAGTGAATCATTAACAGCTTATCTCGATGGTGACCAAACCACGTGGTCACTGCCAATTGATATTATCGGCGGCACACCTTTTCAAAGAAGTGTTTGGACCGCCCTGCAAGCTGTGCCATATGGTCAAACCACAACTTACAGCGCTTTGGCGGCTCAAGTCGGGCACCCCACCGCAATTCGCGCAGTGGCTTCTGCCATTGGTCGCAATCCACTATTGATGATTATTCCTTGCCATCGCGTCTACCGTAAAGACGGGCAAATTGGGGGGTATCGTGGCGGACTTGAATTGAAACAAACCCTCCACCAGCTTGAAACTCAAACCAAATAAGGGGATTAATTTGAAATTTTATCAATAAAAGTCTATACTTATTATTAAGTCGGTGGTAGAATGTACGGTTACTCTACTCCTTTCAAATTAAGAAAAAGAGATGATTATTACGCAAGTAACTGATGTTTATGGGTTAACCCACGAAAACTGCAAGCTGATCGAAACTGAAAATGATTTTACTCGCATCTTCCTAGCTGAAGGTCCTGATGGTACACGTTATACGTGTTTACTACCTGATGCGAAACCCAATCCAAAGTCAAACCAACACTTTGAATATGGTAATCCAGCAGATGCACCATACTAGATACTAAAAAAGCGCCAACGGATATTAGAATCCGTTGACGCTTTTTTGTTGAAACGTGTTCTCGCCAGCATATTTCTGCACTTAACCAAATTTACCAAATCAGCGATTACATCGCCAATTTGGTAAATCCAGTCAATGCTCAGCACTCTATTCTGCCATTAATATATCCAAGAATTGTTCGCCGTATTTTTCTAGTTTATTTTCGCCGACCCCTTTGACATCTAGCATTTCAGTCAAGGAAGTTGGCATGATTTCACACATTGAATATAGGGTCTTATCCGAGAAAATCACAAACGGAGGCACACCTTGTTCTTCCGCTAAATCGCGGCGTAACTCACGTAGTTGTTCAAATAATTCATTATCTTCAGGCAACGTTTTTTGCACTTTGACCGCCATCTTGCGCGTCACTTTCGCTTGGCCTTTTAAGACTGCAACTCCCGCCGCCGTGATTTGCAGCACTGGGTATTGACCGCCAGAAGCTTGCAAATATCCTGAAGCGACTAAGTAATCGATCAAACCACTGATTTCTTTTTGCGAATCACCACGCATTAGACCATACGTTGGGAGTTCATCAAAGCGGAATTGCATGATTTTTTGATTCTTCGAGCCCGTCAATACTTGCGCCACCAACACTTTGCCAAACCGTTCATCCATCCGTTTAACGCACGATAAGACTTTTTGTACATCAATCGTGATGTCTTGTTCTTCACGCGTATCCAGACAGTTACTGCACCGGCCGCACGCTTCACAATCATCATCAAAATAATTGACGATGTACTGTTGCAAACATTGCTGCGTATTGGCGTACTGCGTCATTTCTTGCAACTTGGCATATTCTTGTTGCTTATGCGCTTCGTCCATTTCCGACTGATCGATAAAGAAATGCTGAATCTGCACATCATTCACTTTAAATAATAGAATCGCTTCACTCGGCAAGCCATCACGCCCGGCCCGGCCAGCTTCTTGATAGTAAGCCTCTAAACTCCCAGGAATCTGGGCATGCACGACAAAGCGCACATTACTTTTATCAATGCCCATGCCAAACGCATTAGTCGCGACCATTATCGGTTTGCGATCATAGAGAAAATCCTCTTGATTCTGACGACGCACCGCTTCGTTTAATCCGCCATGATACATTGTCACATCTAACTTAGCCTTTTCAATCAGCTTCGTGAGCCGTTCAACTTCTTTCCGTGTGCTGGCGTAAATAATCCCGGATTTTTGTTTGTTGACCTTTAAATAATCGATTAAGTAGCGATCACTATTTTGATTTTTAACTACTTGAAACGCAAGATTCTGCCGTGAAAACCCCGTCTTAACTTCGTGCTGAATGTTCAACCGTTGCATGATATCAGCTGCCACTTGCGAGGTTGCCGTAGCGGTTAAAGCCACAATCGTTGGTCGTTGGCGCATACTCTGAATCGTATCCGTCAGGCGTAGATAACTTGGCCGAAAATCGTGGCCCCATTGCGAAATACAATGCGCTTCATCGACCGCAATCAAATCAATCGTTAATTCAGCTAAATCAGCTAAAAAGTAATCCGAATCCAAGCGTTCCGGCGAAACATATAGTAATTTCACTTCACCACGCACAGCTTGGTTAAAGCGTTCTTGGACTTCCCCCTGCGTTAGCGTACTATTGATAAACGTGGCTGGAATCCCATTTTCATTAAGCGCATCGACTTGATCCTTCATCAAAGAAATCAACGGTGATACCACCAACGTTAAACCGGGTAGCATCAATGCTGGTATTTGATAACACAATGACTTCCCGCCACCAGTTGGCATAATCGCCAAGACATTAGTGCCTGCCAACAATGATTCGATCACATCTGCTTGACCTTCTCTAAAGTGATCATAACCAAATTTTTCTTTTAGTACCGCTTGTGCTTGCATGCCATTTCTCCCACCCGTTAAAATTCCTACCTTCTATCATAACAAAGATTCGTTAATTCCGGTTAATTGAATCTCAGTTTCAAGCATTCCTTCAATCAATTCTTACTGGCTGACAAAACCAGCGATTTAGTGTTTAATTAGAAGCATCAAAGACTGTCAGGAGGCTTCCTATGACCTTGGAAATTAATGCAACATTAACGGCTACCCAAACGATCGTCGATTTAATCGAACAACCCGTTACTCAGCTTTTAATTGAACAAACACCGGCTAATACAACCGCATTCGCACACCCCGCTTTATTCCTCGGTTTTGCGCAGCAACAACTGCAACAAATTGAACAACTCTCCCCACTTGAAACAGCCTCGACTGATCAAGTTGACACGGGTATCTGGATTACCATGGATCCTGAGTGGACTGAACAAATTGGCTACGTAGGGCAGCTATTAGCCGAACAAAATCAACCACCGATAACGAGCACCTCGCTTCCGTCCAACGTCTCTCAAAATTTCCGAACAACCTTAGCTCCAGCCGTTGAAGCCATCATCTTGGTCCTCAGCCGCTTTGGTTATCCCCTGACCAAAAGCGCACCAGTCAAAGCAAAACCGGCTAAAACACGTCATCGATGGACAAAAGCCGTCAGCCAAATCGAATTCACTGTTGCTACGCGCGAAGCACAAGGAACAGCCATCTGGCAAAAGCGCAAAGAGATGTTATTGAAAGCGGGGGCACAATTGTGGCCAACCGCGCCACTTAATAAGGATGGCTCGTTTGGCTTTGCTGCTAAAATGGGCACTCACTTGCGCAACGAACATGCAGCGCAAATTCAAGACAATCAAACGACTGAAGACATTATTTTCAAGAGCGTGAATGAAATCGGCCTCTTCTTGTACTTTGGTGGCACCAATAGTTGGCTCGAACTATGCGACACAAATGGTCGCTCAATTGACGACTGGACTAAAATCTAAAATAGAAAAGAGATTCAACATGCAAATTATCAGTTCTGGCATTCATCACGGCTACTTCGACGACCTCTACGGCGGTCATGGCACTCAATTTAACGCGGAAGGTGTGCCAACTTATTCCATTCCGTTTAACATTCAAGACGCACCTAGCGATACAGTCAGTTATGCTGCCGTTTTCTACGATCTAGATGCCTACGAAGTGACGCAAGGGTTTCCTTGGATTCACTGGACACTTGCCAATTTAAAAACGACCACTGTCGTGGCTAATGCTAGCCAACAAGCGCCCGATTTCATCCAAGGTGTTAATACTTGGCACAGTCCCAAAACAGACCATTTATCAACAGAAGCAAGTGCTTGCTACGGCGGGATGACACCCCCTAACCGCGATCACACTTATACACTTAAAGTATTTGCACTTGATACCACGCTCGATTTACAGCCTGGCTTTTACCTAAATCAAATGACAGCGGCAATGCGCGGTCACATCTTAGATAGCGCTATTTTAGAAGCACAATACCGCCAATTTAAACATTAGGTGACAATGGCCTTAACTCGGCTAACACTTTTGTCATCTGATCTTAAAATCGTCGCTTTTTTACGCTTAACATCGTATGATAACTTTATCAATTCGGAATAAGGAGTTCTCATTCAATGAAAAAAAACAATTAGCATTATTGCGATAATCGCCCTCATCATCGTCGGATTTGCTGGCTACCGTTAATACAAAAATACGTATGTCGGCGAAGTAGGCTACGCCAAAGTTGCTGCTCAATCTCCAGCTAAAGAAGCCACCAAAGATGATTCAGGTAAAACAGTGACTAATATGTATAGCTATCACTACCAACTAAATGTGGTGAAAGAAGATGGTAGCCACCAAGTGGTCCCTGTCGAAGTTACTGGCGAAAATCCAACGCCACTCACTCCCAACAGCTATGTCAAAGTTGAATTTAATTCAAAACGCGTCTTAAAAGGGCCTAATACTGTGTCCAAGAATCAAATTCCGGCTAAAGTTCTGGCGGGTTTAGATAAATAATAAATTAGCTTATCCTAGTACCATTAATACTTGTTATTAGCTGTTACCCTCTTAAATTAAGTTATTAAAAAGCAGTACCCTTGATTAGTTATCATGGGTGCTGCTTTTTGTATGTTTCCTGTGAAACATTTTGTTTTGTTTGATTTTCTTTAAGGCTTCACGTTGGGCGAAGATTGTTAGTTCGTGTTCTTCAACAAACGTCATCACCCACTCAGGATTTTCCTTACTATAGTTACGTAAAGCCCAGCCAATTGCTTTTTGGATAAAGAACTCATCTGTGTCAATATCTGCCAGAATGGCTTCTTCCAAAAACGCCACATTCGTTTTTTCGTAAAAACTGAGTTGTAGCGTAATCGCAATCCGGCGCAGCCAGAAATTCTCAGCACCTATAAAATGCTGTGCAACCCAATCAAACTGTTCAGGATGCAGTCTGATGTACTCTCCAAATACTTTTCGCCAAGCATCGATGCTGTCCCACCAAACTTTTTCCAACACCAACGTTAATAAATGTTCCATATCAGCCGGTTCCCACCAACGTACTGAACGCAATGCCATCTCGATGGCAACATATTGATACTCACGCGTTGGTTGAGCATATAAAGTCTCAATGAACTGCATTATTTCTGCTGGTGACAATTGTTTCACAGACTGCCACAATTCGCGTTCAATTAAATGGCGGTCCGGTGCTTTAACACCGTTAAATTCAAATTGACTCTGCATGTATTTCTTCATTGCCGCCTGATTTTCTGGATATATCGGTAATTCAAAATCCATGGTTATCCCTCCACTATATCGCCTCTAAAAAACTTGTGCCGTTTGTTTAGCTGTTTCAATAGCTTCCTGCATGATCACGTTAGCTTTTTCTGGCGAATGATCAATTCCTTCAATATTAATTTTAATGACTTCGTTAACACCGGCAAAGCCAAGGATTGTTTTAATGTATTGTGTTGCAAAATCTTGGCC
Proteins encoded in this window:
- a CDS encoding methylated-DNA--[protein]-cysteine S-methyltransferase, yielding MLTIFYGSFSHAGQSFIIAATPKGICFVGSPDGTISELTTFLPQTKLVANQAAIAPYSESLTAYLDGDQTTWSLPIDIIGGTPFQRSVWTALQAVPYGQTTTYSALAAQVGHPTAIRAVASAIGRNPLLMIIPCHRVYRKDGQIGGYRGGLELKQTLHQLETQTK
- a CDS encoding YbhB/YbcL family Raf kinase inhibitor-like protein, with the protein product MQIISSGIHHGYFDDLYGGHGTQFNAEGVPTYSIPFNIQDAPSDTVSYAAVFYDLDAYEVTQGFPWIHWTLANLKTTTVVANASQQAPDFIQGVNTWHSPKTDHLSTEASACYGGMTPPNRDHTYTLKVFALDTTLDLQPGFYLNQMTAAMRGHILDSAILEAQYRQFKH
- the recQ gene encoding DNA helicase RecQ — protein: MQAQAVLKEKFGYDHFREGQADVIESLLAGTNVLAIMPTGGGKSLCYQIPALMLPGLTLVVSPLISLMKDQVDALNENGIPATFINSTLTQGEVQERFNQAVRGEVKLLYVSPERLDSDYFLADLAELTIDLIAVDEAHCISQWGHDFRPSYLRLTDTIQSMRQRPTIVALTATATSQVAADIMQRLNIQHEVKTGFSRQNLAFQVVKNQNSDRYLIDYLKVNKQKSGIIYASTRKEVERLTKLIEKAKLDVTMYHGGLNEAVRRQNQEDFLYDRKPIMVATNAFGMGIDKSNVRFVVHAQIPGSLEAYYQEAGRAGRDGLPSEAILLFKVNDVQIQHFFIDQSEMDEAHKQQEYAKLQEMTQYANTQQCLQQYIVNYFDDDCEACGRCSNCLDTREEQDITIDVQKVLSCVKRMDERFGKVLVAQVLTGSKNQKIMQFRFDELPTYGLMRGDSQKEISGLIDYLVASGYLQASGGQYPVLQITAAGVAVLKGQAKVTRKMAVKVQKTLPEDNELFEQLRELRRDLAEEQGVPPFVIFSDKTLYSMCEIMPTSLTEMLDVKGVGENKLEKYGEQFLDILMAE
- a CDS encoding DNA alkylation repair protein, with translation MDFELPIYPENQAAMKKYMQSQFEFNGVKAPDRHLIERELWQSVKQLSPAEIMQFIETLYAQPTREYQYVAIEMALRSVRWWEPADMEHLLTLVLEKVWWDSIDAWRKVFGEYIRLHPEQFDWVAQHFIGAENFWLRRIAITLQLSFYEKTNVAFLEEAILADIDTDEFFIQKAIGWALRNYSKENPEWVMTFVEEHELTIFAQREALKKIKQNKMFHRKHTKSSTHDN